One Xenopus tropicalis strain Nigerian chromosome 8, UCB_Xtro_10.0, whole genome shotgun sequence genomic window carries:
- the pfdn2 gene encoding prefoldin subunit 2, with amino-acid sequence MASNAAKQVAAEQVVAGFNRLRQEQRGLASKAAELEMELNEHTLVIDTLKEVEQGRKCFRMVGGVLVERTVKEVLPALENNKEQINKILESLSTQLQTKGRELNEFREKHNIRIMGEDEAKQPPKEGGDSDGSKPSSAGVLVS; translated from the exons ATGGCGTCTAATGCAGCGAAGCAGGTGGCGGCCGAGCAG GTGGTGGCTGGATTTAATCGCCTGCGCCAGGAGCAGCGAGGTCTCGCGTCCAAGGCAGCGGAACTGGAGATGGAGCTTAACGAACACAC GTTGGTTATCGACACCCTGAAGGAAGTGGAGCAGGGCAGGAAGTGTTTCCGGATGGTCGGGGGGGTACTGGTGGAACGCACCGTGAAGGAAGTGCTTCCGGCTTTGGAGAATAATAAAGAGCAG ATTAACAAGATCCTGGAGTCCCTGAGCACACAGCTACAGACCAAGGGCCGAGAGCTGAATGAGTTCCGGGAGAAGCACAACATCCGGATCATGGGGGAGGATGAGGCCAAGCAGCCCCCCAAGGAGGGCGGGGACAGTGACGGCTCCAAG
- the nit1 gene encoding deaminated glutathione amidase: MASAAKPLIAVCQMTSTSDKEKNFATCWGLIRGAAARGACMVFLPEAFDYIGGNAEETLSLAETLHGDTIQRYSQLARECGLWLSLGGFHEKGPNWDTDRRISNSHVVLDNTGHIVSVYRKAHLFDVDLQNGVSLRESSFTLPGAEIIRPISSPAGKLGLGVCYDLRFPEFSLALAQAGAELLTYPSAFTLTTGLAHWEVLLRARAIETQCYVVAAAQTGSHNQKRASYGHAMVADPWGAVIAQCQEGTGVCYAEIDIPYVERVRREMPVRRHRRADLYGKISFNKPD; encoded by the exons ATGGCGAGTGCTGCCAAGCCCCTGATTGCGGTGTGCCAGATGACTTCTACGTCCGACAAGGAGAAGAATTTCGCCACGTGTTGGGGGCTGATCCGGGGGGCTGCGGCGCGGGGGGCCTGCATGGTGTTCCTGCCGGAAGCCTTTGACTATATTGGGGGCAACGCCGAGGAGACGCTGAGCCTGGCCGAGACCCTCCATGGGGACACTATCCAGCGTTACTCCCAGCTTGCCAG GGAGTGCGGCCTTTGGCTTTCCCTGGGGGGATTCCACGAGAAAGGACCCAACTGGGACACGGACCGACGCATTTCCAATTCTCACGTGGTCTTGGACAATACAG GGCACATAGTATCCGTGTACCGCAAGGCTCACCTGTTTGACGTGGACTTACAGAACGGAGTGTCACTCAGGGAGAGCAGTTTCACCCTGCCCGGAGCGGAGATTATTCGCCCAATCAGCTCTCCAGCAGGAAAG CTCGGCCTTGGGGTCTGTTACGACCTCCGCTTCCCAGAATTCTCCCTGGCACTGGCCCAAGCTGGAGCTGAGCTTCTCACTTACCCTTCTGCCTTCACCCTCACCACTGGGCTGGCACACTGGGAG GTATTGCTAAGAGCCCGCGCCATAGAAACCCAGTGCTACGTGGTTGCAGCGGCACAGACGGGCAGCCACAATCAGAAGCGGGCATCCTACGGACACGCCATGGTGGCAGACCCCTGGGGGGCGGTGATTGCCCAGTGCCAGGAAGGAACAGGAGTCTGTTACGCTGAGATCGACATTCCCTACGTGGAACGAGTGCGGCGGGAGATGCCGGTGCGGCGGCACCGAAGGGCAGATCTGTATGGGAAAATCTCCTTTAATAaacctgactga